A single genomic interval of Spinacia oleracea cultivar Varoflay chromosome 6, BTI_SOV_V1, whole genome shotgun sequence harbors:
- the LOC110798138 gene encoding prolycopene isomerase, chloroplastic produces the protein MQFLANSPPPILQASPNRKNFPISCLFPQIKARNHDFTCFSTKFTKTQLNFRSWGRQSSVKCCNFNCTSVNLGFYRTENVISSKKSRVYCVNSVKLGFAFDGMNRKIEGRLRAVMNVDREVERESGEGKVKENYDAIVIGSGIGGLVAATQLAVKGAKVLVLEKYIIPGGSSGFYEKSGYTFDVGSSVMFGFSDKGNLNLITQALAAVGCKMEVIPDPTTVHYHLPNNLSVRVHREYSDFITELTNKFPHEKDGILNFYGECWKIFNALNSLELKSLEEPIYLFGQFFQKPLECLTLAYNLPQNAGAIARKYIKDPQLLSFIDAECFIVSTVNAMQTPMINASMVLCDRHFGGINYPVGGVGKIAKSLAQGLVDQGSKILYKANVKNIILEHGKAIGVRLSDGSEFYAKTIISNATRWDTFGKLLKAEKLPKEEENFQKLYVKAPSFLSIHMGVKAEVLPPDTDCHHFVLENDWKNLEESYGSIFLSIPTILDSSLAPSGHHILHIFTTSSIDDWQGLSSADYNTKKELIADEIISRLEKKLFPGLKSSILFKEIGSPKTHRRFLARDSGTYGPMPRSIPKGLLGMPFNTTAIDGLYCVGDSCFPGQGVIAVAFSGIMCAHRVAADIGIEKSSPILDAGLLRLLRWFRTLA, from the exons ATGCAATTCCTCGCAAATTCTCCACCCCCAATTCTTCAAGCGTCTCCCAACCGCAAAAATTTCCCAATCTCTTGCTTATTTCCTCAAATCAAAGCAAGAAATCATGACTTCACTTGTTTTTCTACTAAATTTACTAAAACCCAGCTCAATTTTCGCTCATGGGGTCGTCAAAGCTCTGTCAAATGTTGTAATTTCAACTGTACAAGTGTGAATTTAGGGTTCTATCGCACAGAAAACGTCATATCAAGTAAAAAAAGTAGGGTTTATTGTGTAAATTCTGTGAAATTGGGTTTTGCGTTTGATGGGATGAATAGAAAAATTGAGGGGAGGTTAAGAGCAGTGATGAATGTAGATAGAGaagtggagagagaaagtggtgaAGGTAAAGTAAAGGAGAATTATGATGCAATTGTGATTGGGTCTGGTATTGGTGGGTTGGTTGCAGCAACCCAGTTGGCTGTGAAGGGTGCCAAGGTTTTGGTTTTGGAGAAGTATATCATCCCTGGTGGTAGCTCTGGGTTTTATGAGAAATCCGGGTATACTTTCGATGTCGGTTCGTCAGTAATGTTCGGGTTTAGTGACAAG GGTAATCTGAACTTAATCACCCAAGCATTGGCTGCAGTAGGATGTAAGATGGAAGTCATACCAGACCCAACTACTGTTCATTATCACCTCCCAAATAACCTTTCTGTTCGAGTGCATAGAGAGTACAGTGACTTTATCACTGAACTGACTAATAAATTTCCCCACGAGAAGGACGGAATATTGAATTTTTATGGGGAGTGCTGGAAG ATCTTCAATGCCCTGAACTCATTGGAGCTGAAGTCACTTGAAGAACCAATCTACCTTTTCGGGCAGTTTTTTCAGAAGCCCCTTGAATGCTTAACCCTTG CCTATAATTTGCCTCAAAATGCTGGAGCAATTGCCCGTAAATACATTAAAGACCCTCAATTGTTGTCCTTCATAGATGCTGAG TGTTTCATTGTCAGCACTGTTAATGCTATGCAAACTCCTATGATAAATGCAAGTATG GTTTTATGTGATAGGCATTTTGGAGGTATCAACTACCCTGTTGGCGGCGTTGGTAAAATTGCCAAATCCCTTGCACAAGGTCTTGTTGATCAGGGGAGCAAAATACTTTACAAAGCAAATGTTAAAAACATCATTCTGGAGCATGGAAAGGCT ATTGGAGTGAGACTGTCTGATGGAAGTGAATTTTATGCCAAAACCATCATATCAAATGCTACTAGGTGGGATACCTTTG GCAAGCTTTTAAAAGCTGAGAAACTTCCAAAAGAAGAGGAAAATTTTCAGAAGTTATATGTCAAGGCTCCATCCTTTCTTTCAATTCACATGGGAGTCAAGGCTGAAGTCTTGCCGCCGGATACGGATTGCCACCACTTTGTTCTTGAG AATGACTGGAAAAACTTAGAGGAGTCATATGGCAGTATATTTTTGAGCATTCCCACCATTCTTGATTCTTCATTGGCTCCTAGCGGACATCACATTCTccacatatttacaacttccTCCATTGATGATTGGCAG GGACTGTCTTCAGCAGATTACAACACAAAGAAGGAGCTTATTGCTGATGAAATAATAAGCAGATTAGAAAAGAAACTGTTTCCAGGGCTTAAATCTTCCATATTGTTTAAGGAG ATTGGTTCGCCAAAAACACACAGGCGGTTTTTGGCTCGTGATAGTGGCACATATGGACCTATGCCACGCTCAATTCCTAAAGGATTACTGGGAATGCCATTCAATACGACG GCTATAGACGGGCTTTACTGTGTTGGTGATAGCTGCTTCCCAGGTCAAGGGGTCATAGCTGTCGCCTTTTCAGGAATAATGTGCGCTCATAGAGTGGCTGCTGATATTG GTATTGAGAAGTCCTCCCCTATATTAGATGCTGGTCTCCTTCGCTTGCTTCGTTGGTTTAGAACATTGGCCTGA